The following coding sequences are from one Aliarcobacter skirrowii CCUG 10374 window:
- the pseB gene encoding UDP-N-acetylglucosamine 4,6-dehydratase (inverting): MFNGKNILITGGTGSFGKKYTEILLSKYRPNKIIIFSRDELKQYEMAQEFNAKCMRYFIGDVRDNQRLKQATKDVDFIIHAAALKHVPIAEYNPMECIKTNIDGAQNVIEAALENGVKRVIALSTDKAANPVNLYGATKLASDKLFVAANNLVGNQDIKFSVVRYGNVVGSRGSVVPFFKKLICEGVKELPITDERMTRFFITLEDGVNFVLKNFERMQGGEIFVPKIPSMKIVDMAKALAPNLSHKIIGIRAGEKLHEIMCPADDSHLTLEFNDHYVIKPTIKFTSGADFSKNLLGEVGVPVEQGFEYNSGNNTKWLSSEEFLKMVDKS; encoded by the coding sequence ATGTTTAATGGTAAAAATATACTTATAACTGGTGGAACTGGAAGCTTTGGTAAAAAATATACAGAAATTTTATTATCAAAATATAGACCAAATAAGATAATTATTTTTAGTAGAGATGAGTTAAAACAGTATGAGATGGCTCAAGAGTTTAATGCTAAATGTATGAGATATTTTATAGGGGATGTAAGAGATAATCAAAGATTAAAACAAGCTACTAAGGATGTTGATTTTATAATTCATGCAGCTGCACTAAAACATGTTCCAATAGCTGAATATAATCCTATGGAATGTATTAAAACAAATATTGATGGTGCTCAAAATGTAATTGAAGCAGCCTTAGAAAACGGTGTAAAAAGAGTAATAGCCCTTTCAACTGATAAAGCTGCAAATCCTGTAAATCTATATGGTGCTACAAAGTTAGCAAGTGATAAGCTTTTTGTTGCTGCTAATAATCTTGTGGGAAATCAAGATATTAAATTTTCAGTTGTAAGATATGGAAATGTTGTAGGAAGTAGGGGTTCGGTTGTTCCTTTTTTCAAAAAATTAATCTGCGAAGGTGTAAAAGAGCTTCCAATAACAGATGAGAGAATGACAAGATTTTTTATAACACTTGAAGATGGTGTAAATTTTGTCTTAAAAAATTTCGAAAGAATGCAAGGAGGAGAGATATTTGTACCAAAAATTCCATCTATGAAAATAGTTGATATGGCAAAAGCATTAGCTCCAAATTTAAGTCATAAAATTATTGGAATAAGAGCAGGTGAGAAACTTCATGAGATTATGTGTCCAGCAGATGATAGTCATCTAACTTTGGAGTTTAATGATCACTATGTAATAAAACCAACTATTAAATTTACAAGTGGGGCAGATTTTTCAAAAAATCTTTTAGGTGAAGTGGGAGTTCCTGTAGAGCAAGGATTTGAGTATAACTCTGGAAACAACACAAAATGGCTAAGTAGTGAAGAGTTTTTGAAAATGGTAGATAAATCATGA
- the pseC gene encoding UDP-4-amino-4,6-dideoxy-N-acetyl-beta-L-altrosamine transaminase translates to MIDFIPYGKQSIDEDDINSVVEVLKSDFLTTGPKIKEFEDELCKYTNAKYCVAVANGTAALHLASLVLLNKGDKVITTPNSFVATSNSILYVEAIPIFVDIQEDGNIDLDLCEEELKKDSSIKALYVVNFSGNIVNQKKLKYLKESYNIKILEDCAHSLGASFGNIKAGSCENSDCSILSFHPVKHITTGEGGAVTTNSKEIYEKLLELRAHGIKRFPDTAPWYYEMHSLGFNYRITDMQVALGISQLKKLDSFIKRRKEIALKYDKAFLNSFVKPLYSFTNNSSYHLFVVKVDFSKLNISKIELFNKMREKNIGLQLHYIPINKQPYYKYLGYGNEDTPIMNRYYNECFSLPMYSSLSNEEQEYVIKTLFEVLNV, encoded by the coding sequence ATGATAGATTTTATTCCATATGGAAAACAAAGCATTGATGAAGATGATATAAATAGTGTTGTTGAAGTTTTAAAATCAGATTTTTTGACAACTGGTCCAAAAATAAAAGAGTTTGAAGATGAGCTTTGTAAATATACAAATGCAAAATATTGTGTGGCTGTAGCAAATGGAACAGCTGCACTTCACTTAGCTTCTTTAGTTTTATTAAACAAAGGCGATAAAGTAATAACCACTCCAAACTCTTTTGTAGCAACATCAAATAGTATTTTATATGTTGAAGCAATTCCTATTTTTGTAGATATACAAGAAGATGGAAATATAGATTTAGATTTGTGTGAAGAAGAGCTTAAAAAAGATAGTTCAATAAAAGCCTTATATGTAGTAAATTTTAGTGGAAATATAGTAAATCAAAAAAAATTAAAATATCTAAAAGAGAGTTACAATATAAAAATATTAGAAGATTGTGCTCACTCTTTAGGGGCAAGTTTTGGAAATATAAAAGCAGGAAGCTGTGAAAATAGTGATTGTAGTATCTTATCTTTTCATCCAGTAAAACATATAACAACAGGAGAGGGTGGAGCTGTTACCACAAACTCTAAAGAGATTTATGAAAAATTATTAGAGCTAAGAGCTCATGGAATAAAAAGATTTCCTGATACTGCTCCTTGGTACTACGAGATGCACTCTTTAGGATTTAATTATAGAATCACAGATATGCAGGTTGCTTTGGGAATTAGTCAATTAAAAAAACTAGATAGTTTTATAAAAAGAAGAAAAGAGATAGCTTTAAAGTATGATAAAGCTTTTTTAAATAGTTTTGTAAAACCACTTTATAGTTTTACTAATAACTCATCTTATCATCTTTTTGTTGTAAAAGTTGATTTTTCAAAATTAAATATCTCAAAAATAGAACTATTTAACAAAATGAGAGAGAAAAATATAGGGCTTCAACTTCACTATATTCCTATAAATAAACAGCCATACTATAAATATCTTGGATATGGAAACGAAGATACACCTATTATGAATAGATACTATAACGAGTGCTTTTCTCTTCCTATGTACTCAAGTTTAAGCAATGAAGAGCAAGAGTATGTTATTAAAACTTTGTTTGAGGTTTTAAATGTTTAA